The Onychomys torridus chromosome 4, mOncTor1.1, whole genome shotgun sequence genome includes a window with the following:
- the LOC118582989 gene encoding LOW QUALITY PROTEIN: olfactory receptor 4K3-like (The sequence of the model RefSeq protein was modified relative to this genomic sequence to represent the inferred CDS: deleted 1 base in 1 codon) — MEDANQTLVSEFIFQGLCASRKLQIFFLLPFAILYLMTVVGNLFVVILIITDHHLHSPMYFLLANLSFVDFCLSSVNTPKLITDLVKDNKTISFGGCMSQILGVHFFGGGEMVLLVTMAYDRYVAICRPLHYTTIMDRQKCIWLVLISWIIGFVHAMSQLILILELPFCGPKVIDSFFCDIPLVMKLACTNTDTLGIVIKADSGVLATTCFILLLISYTCILLTVQLHSKDSSSKALSTCTSHLIVVVLFFGPCIFIYLWPVNITWVDKFLAVFYTVITPLLNPAIYTLRNKDIKNAIKKLINHM, encoded by the exons ATGGAAGATGCAAACCAGACTCTTGTGTCTGAGTTTATTTTTCAAGGACTCTGTGCCTCAAGGAAACTACAGATCTTCTTCCTGCTGCCATTTGCCATCCTCTACCTGATGACTGTGGTAGGCAACCTCTTTGTTGTGATATTAATCATCACTGATCATCATCTCCATTCTCCCATGTACTTTCTGTTAGCTAATCTCTCATTTGTTGACTTCTGCCTTTCCTCAGTAAATACACCCAAACTGATCACAGACCTTGTAAAAGATAATAAAACCATTTCC TTTGGGGGCTGCATGAGCCAAATCCTTGGTGTGCATTTCTTTGGAGGGGGTGAGATGGTACTTCTTGTAACAATGGCCTATGACCGATATGTGGCCATCTGCAGGCCACTCCACTACACCACCATCATGGACAGACAGAAGTGCATCTGGCTTGTTTTGATATCATGGATCATTGGATTTGTGCATGCCATGAGTCAACTGATCCTGATCTTGGAACTACCTTTCTGTGGACCTAAAGTAATAGACAGCTTTTTCTGTGATATTCCTTTGGTGATGAAATTAGCCTGCACGAATACTGATACTCTTGGAATTGTGATAAAAGCTGACAGTGGTGTTTTAGCAACAACCTGTTTCATTCTCTTGCTGATATCTTATACTTGCATTCTATTAACTGTTCAGCTTCACTCTAAAGACAGCTCATCAAAGGCACTCTCTACCTGTACATCCCACCTCATAGTGGTTGTGCTATTCTTTGGACCCTGCATTTTCATCTACCTCTGGCCAGTCAACATCACTTGGGTTGACAAGTTTCTTGCTGTGTTTTATACAGTCATCACACCTCTCCTGAATCCTGCCATCTACACATTGAGAAATAAGGATATTAAAAATGCCATAAAGAAGCTGATAAATCACATGTGA